Proteins from a genomic interval of Staphylococcus debuckii:
- the panD gene encoding aspartate 1-decarboxylase — MIRTMMNAKIHRARVTESNLNYVGSITIAADILDAVDILPNEKVAIVNNNNGARFETYVIKGERGSGKICLNGAASRLVEVDDVVIIMTYAQLNETEIADHAPKVAVMNEKNEIVEMIHEKENTVVL, encoded by the coding sequence TTGATTAGAACAATGATGAATGCTAAGATTCACCGCGCACGTGTGACTGAATCGAATTTAAATTACGTGGGCAGTATTACAATAGCTGCTGATATTTTAGATGCGGTAGATATTTTACCGAATGAAAAAGTAGCGATTGTTAATAATAATAACGGTGCACGCTTTGAGACGTATGTGATTAAAGGAGAACGTGGAAGCGGTAAAATTTGCCTGAATGGCGCTGCTTCTCGTTTAGTAGAAGTTGATGACGTGGTTATCATTATGACTTATGCGCAATTAAATGAAACTGAAATTGCAGATCACGCACCAAAAGTGGCTGTTATGAATGAGAAGAATGAAATTGTCGAAATGATTCACGAAAAAGAAAATACAGTTGTGTTGTAA